In the genome of uncultured Pseudomonas sp., the window GGCAGCAATACCGGCCGAGGCCCTGGCCGATATTCACCGCGTCTGCGAGCTATGGGCCGAGTGTCGGCAGCGATTTGCTCAGGGCGGTGCCTTCCTGTTTGGCCGGCCCAGTATTGCGGATGCTTTTTTTGCTCCCGTGGCGGCGCGCCTGCACAGTTATCAGGTGGCGTTGCCGGCTGAGGCGGGCGCTTATGTCGAGACTATTTACCAGTGGCCAGCGTTCCAGCGCTGGTTCCAGGCTGCTCAAGAGGAACAACTGGGGTGAAACGTATTCATGTAGCCGCCGCCGTCATTCGCGGTGCCGACGGGCAGATCCTGCTCGCCAAACGCCCTGAAGATAAACACCAGGGCGGCCTCTGGGAGTTTCCTGGCGGCAAGGTTGAAGTCGGTGAAGCTGTTCCGGTCGCCCTGGCTCGCGAGCTGGAAGAGGAGCTGGGCATTCGCCCCAGCACGGCGCGGCCATTGATTCAGGTGCGGCATGATTACCCAGACAAGCAGGTGTTGCTGGATGTCTGGGAGGTCTCGGCTTTCACCGGCGAACCGCATGGCGCGGAAGGTCAGCCGCTGGCCTGGGTCAGCCCCCGGCAGTTGGGCGACTATGAATTCCCGGCGGCCAATCGGCCGATTGTCACCGCTGCACGTTTACCCGAGCGTTACCTGATCACCCCGGAGGGCTTGAGTGGGCCAGAGCTGTTACGGGGTATCCAGACGGCGCTGACAAGCGGCATCCGTTTGCTGCAGTTGCGCGCCCCGGCGATGTTCGACGCGCAGTACCGCGACATTGCCGTGGATGCCCTCGGCCTGTGTGCCGGCAAGGCGCAACTAATGCTTAAAGGCCCGCTGGAGTGGTTGGGCGACTTTCCCGCGGCTGGCTGGCACCTGACGGCGCAGCAATTGCGTGAGCTGAGTGCCGGAGGGCGGCCGTTCCCGCGCGAGCGCTGGTTGGCTGCATCCTGTCACTCGGCCGACGAACTCGCGCTGGCGACGCAGATGGGCGTGGATTTCATCACCTTGTCGCCGGTGCAGGCGACGCGCACCCATCCCGATGCCCAGCCGCTGGGCTGGACGCAGGTTGCCGAATTATTGCAGGGCTTTAATCAGCCAGCCTACCTGTTGGGTGGGGTGACCCCGGGCGACGCTGAGCGGGCTTGGCAGGTCGGAGCTCAGGGTGTGGCCGGTATTCGGGCGTTCTGGCCGGAGTAAGCCCTGGAATGGCAACCATCAGCTAAACAGCGCTATAGTCGCGCCCTCAAATGGTGCGCGATAGGTGAGCGGTTAATGGGGCACAGCATCACGGGGTGGTTGAAAGGCTTCTGGCCGGCTCCTATGGCAGTCAGCCTGAGCGAGCGGGTGCTGAGTTGTGTTGGGGCGGTGCTGGGATTGCTGTTCAGTGGCTGGCTATGCCGCGAGGCGTTGGGCAGTGCCAGCCCTTGGCTGATTGCCCCCATGGGCGCATCGGCGGTGTTGCTGTTTGCCGTGCCGGCCAGCCCCCTGGCGCAGCCTTGGTCGATTGTTGGCGGTAACCTGTTCTCCGCCCTGGTCGGCGTCAGTTGTGCCGCCTGGCTCGGCCATAGCGCACCGGTGGCCGCGCTGGCCGGTGGTCTGGCGATTGCCGCGATGTTTGCCCTGCGCTGCCTGCACCCGCCTGGCGGCGCGGTGGCCTTGACCGCCGTGCTGGCAGGCCCTGAAGTGGCCCAGTTGGGTTATCACTTCGCGCTTTATCCTGTTGCGCTGAACTCCCTGGGGCTGCTGCTGATTGCGCTGCTGTTCAATAACGCGTTGCGCCGGCAATACCCGCATCAAGCCCTTGCGCATGGCAACGTGCACAAGACCCGTGACCCGATCCCGCGTGAGCGCTTGGGCTTTACCCCGGACGATCTGGACGCGGTGCTCGAAGCCCGTGGCGAGCTGCTCGATATTTCCCGTGAGGACCTCGAGGAAATTCTCCTGCAGACTGAGGCGCGTGCCTATCAGCGACGGTTTGGCGAGGTGCGCTGCGTCGATATCATGTCCCGCGATGTGCAAACACTGGGTCCGACTGCGGAGCTTGGCGAAGCCCGTGCCAGCCTGCATGAGCACTGTTTAACCGCGATGCCGGTGGTCAACGCCCAGGGCGAGTTGCTCGGCATGCTCGGGCTGCATGAGGTGTTGCAGGCGCCCACGGGTGCCGAGGATGTTGGCGCGTGCATGCGTCGCCAGGTGCCCACCTGTCGCGCGGATTGGCCGGTCACCTACCTGCTGCAGATGTTCACCGATGGCGATGTGCATCAGGTTCCGGTGGTCGACGAAGAGCGGCGAGTGGTGGGGATTGTCAGCCAGACCGACCTGCTGGCCGCAATGTTCCGTATGTCTTTGCAAGGCGCAGACACCTGCGTCTCGGTCGGCTGATCGCGACGCCCGTGCAAACGTTTGCTGTAGGCTCCTATGCACTGTTTACTGGTTGAGAATGCCTGTGTCCGTAGAACTCCGCTCCCCGTCGAATATGCGTCCCAGCACCCTGCACTTGCCCAGAGGGCCATGGGCTACGGTGCTCGACTGCCTGTGCGGGCACTTTCCGGCTATTAGCCGTGAGGTCTGGTTAGAGCGCTTCACGCGGGGGCGCGTGCTGGATGCTCAAGGGCAGCCACTCGCTATCGAGGCCATTTACCGTGAAGGGCTCAAGGTGCATTACTTTCGCGAGGTGCCGGCAGAGACGCCGATTCCTTTCGAGGAGAGCGTGCTGTATGTCGATGAGCATGTGCTGGTCGCCGATAAGCCGCACTTTCTGCCGGTGATGCCGGCGGGGGAGTATGTCGAACAGACCTTGCAGGCACGGCTGGCCAAGCGTTTGGGGAATGCCGACTTGGTGCCCTTGCATCGGATTGATCGGCATACCGCCGGCCTGGTGCTGTTTTCCACCAACCGCCAGAGTCGTGGCCAGTACCAGGCACTGTTTCGCCTGCGGCAGATGGAGAAGTGCTACGAGGCATTGGCCCCAGCCCTGCCGCAGCTGAACTTCCCGCTGGTGCGTGCGACGCGCCTGGACGCGGCTGAGCCGTTCTTTCGTATGCAGGAAGTGGCTGGGGTTGCCAACACTGAAACCCGCATTGAAGTGGCCCAGCGCCTGGGTGAGTATTGGTTGTACCGGCTTTACCCGGTGACGGGTAAGAAGCATCAGTTACGTGTGCACCTGGCGGCGCTGGGTGCGCCGATCCTCAATGACCCGTTCTACCCCGAGGTCACCGATGCGCCGGGCACTCCCGATGACTACAGCAAGCCGCTAAAGCTGCTGGCTCGCGGCCTGGCGTTTGCTGACCCGTTGAGCGGCGAGCGGCGCAGCTTCGAGAGCCGACTCAGCCTACTTTAGCTTTGCGGCTGTTTGGCGGCGGCCTGCCACAGCACCTCATCAATCTGCTGGCGTTTGGCGATCACCCGGGCGGCGACAAACAGTAGGTCAGACAGACGGTTAACGTAAGCCAGGCCAACGCCGCGAATCGGCTCTACGGCATTCAGGTGCTGGCAGCGGCGCTCGGCGCTGCGCGCTAGGCTGCGGCAGACGTGAGCCTGGGCGATCAAGCGTGAGCCGCCGGGCAGGATGAAATTCTCCAGCGGGCCGACTTCTTCATTCCAGCGGTCGATGGCCGCTTCCAGGCGTTCGATCTCCGGTGCTTGCAGGGCCTGATAGTCAGGCATCGCCAGCTCGCCACCCAGATCGAACAGGCGATGCTGACAGGGGGCGAGCACCTCGATGATCTCAGTCAGTCCTGGGTATTGGCCTTGTTGCTCGGCCAGGTCGGCGAGTAGCAGACCAACCTGGCTGTTCAGCGTATCGACCTCGCCCATGGCGTCCACGCGCGGGTGATCCTTGGTCACGCGGCGGCCGTCGGCCAAACCGGTTTCGCCGGCGTCGCCGGTGCGGGTGTAAATCTTCGAGAGTCGGTAACCCATATTCAGAGGCCTGTATCAGGAGTGGGGGTTGGCAGTGGCAGGCGCAAGGTGAAGCAGGTGCCCTGGTCCGGTTTGGACTGCACCTCCATCTGCCCTTTGTGATTGTTGGTGATGATGAAGTAGGAAACCGACAGGCCGAGCCCAGTGCCTTGGCCGACTTCCTTGGTGGTGAAGAACGGTTCGAAGATGCGCTTGCGCACCGACTCGGGCATGCCCACGCCGTTATCTTCAACCTGAATTTCCGCCCAGGGTCCGGCCAGGCGCACGCGCAGAATGATCTGCCCGGGGGCGGCGCTGTCGCTGCGTTGGTGAATGGCCTGGGCGGCGTTTTTCAGCAGGTTGAGCAGCACTTGTTCCAGTTCGTTGGCGGTGGCCGGTACGGCGGGCAGGTCGCTGGCAAACTCGCGTTGAATGTTCAGGCTCTTGAAGTCGAAGCTGTCGGTCAGGTCGAAGTCGTTGCTGGCGATTTCCACGGCTTGGTCGATCAGCGCTGGCAAGTGGCACGGGGCGAGCTGGCGATCACTGCGCCGGCTGAAGTTGAGCATGTGGCTGACGATCTTCGCCGCGCGGCTGCCGGCTTGCTGGATGCCGTCAAGCAGGCGCGGAATCTCCCGGGCCTGCAGGTAGCGGTCGATGGCTTGCAAGCTGATGCCTGTCTGCTCGGCTTGTTCACGGTTTTTTTCCAGCTCGGGTGACAGGCGCCGGCGAATGTTCTGCACGTTGTGCAAGATGGCCCCGAGAGGGTTGTTGATCTCATGCGCCATGCCGGCGGCCAGGCCGCCGACCGAGAGCATTTTCTCCGACTGCACCATCATTTCTTCGAGGTTGAGGCGCTGGGTAATGTCGTCGATGCGGATCACCACGCCACGGCCGCTGCCGCCGGTCAGTGGGTAGAAGGTCAGGGCGTAGTACAGCGGTTGTTCGTTGCTGCCCCAGGTCACGCGCTCGATCTTTTCCACTTGGTGCTGTTCGACGGTGCGTTTTAGTTGCGGCAGGAAGGGCTTGAGCGGCGGGAAGGCGAGGAAGATCGGTTGGTTCAAGGCCTCGTCCAGGCGGGTGCCGGAGAGGCTGCTGGCTTCCTGGTTCCATTGGGTCACATAAAGCTGTTCGTCGAGGGCGATCAGCGCCGATGGCATGGAGTCGATGATGCTGTTGAGGTAGTTCTGAAAGCCGGTGAGCTTCTTCTCAATCTTGCTGCGCACTTGCACTTCCAGCTCCAGCTTGCGGTTGGAGTGGCGGGTTTCTTCGGCCAGGTTCTGGGCTTGGTCGAAGGCTTGCTGGGCGTCATCACGGGCGCGCTTGAGCTGCTGCTCACGGGCCTCGATGCGCACCAGCATGGTGTTGAAGGCATCCGCCAGGCTGCCGATCTCGTCGGCGTTGCCGCGGCGTGCGCGCAGGGCGTAGTTCTCTTCGCGGGTGACCTGGCGCGAGAGTTCTTCCAGGCGGCGGATCGGTCGGGTAATCAGCCGGCGTACCTGGCGCGAGACGATCAGCCAGAGCACGACGCTGAGGGCGAGAATCACCAGGCTGGCGGTTAGCGTACCGGTGTAGAACACCCCTGGTAGTTCGCTGGAGGCCACCAGCAGCAAATAGCCGGAATTGCCTGTGGCTTGCGGCAGCTCGACCAGTTGGTTGATGCGGAACTCGCTGTGACGCCAGGACTCGACCTCTTCGATGCGCTGCGGCAATTGCAGTTTGCTGCCGCGCTGCAGCTGCGCCAGGCTCAGGCCCTCGGCGTCATAGATCATCGCTGCGCGCAGTGGGGCGTAGTCATCCAGGCGCTTGAGCAAGGCCTCGGCGGCGGCGGGCGAACTCAACGCATGCCTGCTCAGTTGTGGGCTGGCAATCAGCCGGCCGAGGGTGTGCAGGGCTTGGGGTGCCACGCTTTCCTGGGAGATCCAGTAAGCCGCGCTGATAAAGGCCAGGTTGGCTACCAGTAGGACGGTGGCCAGCAAAGCCAGCAGGGCGACCAGCAGTTTGCGGCCGACCGGTAAGTTTTCAAGGCGCTGACGCAGGGGCATGGCAAGGCGGGTCGGTGGTGAGCGTGTCGGCAGGTTAACGCGTGGCTCAGTGGCTGGGCAATCCGCGTGCTTCGAGGTGAGCCAGCAGCTGGCGGTGCAGGGCTTGCAGATGTGGCAGCGGCAGTTGGTGGCGTTGTGCGGCATTGCAGGCATAACCCAGCAGGTAGGCGATCTCCGTGCGCCGACCCTGTCTGACATCTTGATGCATGGATGAGTAGTTTGCTGCGGTGGCCTGGATCACCCGTTGTACGTCGTCATGCAGGTTTTCGGCGGCGCTGCTGTGGCCACAGCGGAGCAGTAGCTCAGCCAGTTCACTGCACAGGCAGGCTACGTGCGCCGGGTGTTCGTGCAGCCCGCCATTGCGGCAGTCATGCAGCACGGTGAGCGGGTTGATCGCGCAGTTCAGCGCCAACTTGCGCCACAGGCGACTGAGGATATCCAGGCTCCAGCCATGGGCAATCCCGGCCTGGTGTAACTCTGCCAGCCACGTGGGCGGCTGAAGATCAAGCGGGTCACCGAGCCAGGTATGACCGTGGCCAGCAAACACCACCTGAAAATCCGCCTGACGAAACGCGCCTTCGGTGCTGGAGGCAAAAATGCAGCGCGCCTGGGGCGCTGCGCGAGCGACCTCGTCCTGGCTGCCCAGGCCATTTTGCAGCAGCAGAATTTCCGCCCCTGCCGCCAGGCGGGGTGCCAGTTGGCTTACTGCTGCGGCGGCGTCATAGGCCTTGCAGGCCAGTAGCAGGCGCTGGATCGGTTGCGGGTGATCGACTGTCTGTGCGGCGATGGCGTAGCGTTGCGCCTGACCGTGCTCAACCAGGGTCAGGCCACCGGCCTGTTGGTAGCTGTGCAGGCGCTGCGGGTCACGCAGGATCAGCTGCACCGGCAGGCCGGCCCGCGCCAGGCGGGTTGCCCATAGAGTGCCAAGGCTGCCGGCCCCAAGGATATGCCACATGCTGAGGGAGAGTTACTGCAGCAACGGCAGGCGCAGGGCCGTCACCCGGCCACTGGTGTAAGACTCTGGCAGCAATTTTTCGGTGTGTTGGATGATTTTCTCCGGGGTGCACGGCAAACCTTTGGCATCCAGGCCAACCAGGCTGATCCCGGCTTTGAGGCTGATAAAGCCTTCGCTGGTTTTGAAGGCTTTGAGGTTGATGCCCTCGTACAGGCGCTTGAAGCTGCTGGGTGTGCACTGCTGCAGATCAGTCAGCAGGGTGATCAGGCCAAAGTGGTTTTCATCCAGGCGCACCAGCACATCCAGCGGCCGCACCAACTGTTGCAGGCGGCGGGCTACGCTGCTGAGCAGTTC includes:
- a CDS encoding putative 2-dehydropantoate 2-reductase codes for the protein MWHILGAGSLGTLWATRLARAGLPVQLILRDPQRLHSYQQAGGLTLVEHGQAQRYAIAAQTVDHPQPIQRLLLACKAYDAAAAVSQLAPRLAAGAEILLLQNGLGSQDEVARAAPQARCIFASSTEGAFRQADFQVVFAGHGHTWLGDPLDLQPPTWLAELHQAGIAHGWSLDILSRLWRKLALNCAINPLTVLHDCRNGGLHEHPAHVACLCSELAELLLRCGHSSAAENLHDDVQRVIQATAANYSSMHQDVRQGRRTEIAYLLGYACNAAQRHQLPLPHLQALHRQLLAHLEARGLPSH
- a CDS encoding ATP-binding protein, whose protein sequence is MPLRQRLENLPVGRKLLVALLALLATVLLVANLAFISAAYWISQESVAPQALHTLGRLIASPQLSRHALSSPAAAEALLKRLDDYAPLRAAMIYDAEGLSLAQLQRGSKLQLPQRIEEVESWRHSEFRINQLVELPQATGNSGYLLLVASSELPGVFYTGTLTASLVILALSVVLWLIVSRQVRRLITRPIRRLEELSRQVTREENYALRARRGNADEIGSLADAFNTMLVRIEAREQQLKRARDDAQQAFDQAQNLAEETRHSNRKLELEVQVRSKIEKKLTGFQNYLNSIIDSMPSALIALDEQLYVTQWNQEASSLSGTRLDEALNQPIFLAFPPLKPFLPQLKRTVEQHQVEKIERVTWGSNEQPLYYALTFYPLTGGSGRGVVIRIDDITQRLNLEEMMVQSEKMLSVGGLAAGMAHEINNPLGAILHNVQNIRRRLSPELEKNREQAEQTGISLQAIDRYLQAREIPRLLDGIQQAGSRAAKIVSHMLNFSRRSDRQLAPCHLPALIDQAVEIASNDFDLTDSFDFKSLNIQREFASDLPAVPATANELEQVLLNLLKNAAQAIHQRSDSAAPGQIILRVRLAGPWAEIQVEDNGVGMPESVRKRIFEPFFTTKEVGQGTGLGLSVSYFIITNNHKGQMEVQSKPDQGTCFTLRLPLPTPTPDTGL
- a CDS encoding pseudouridine synthase, producing MPVSVELRSPSNMRPSTLHLPRGPWATVLDCLCGHFPAISREVWLERFTRGRVLDAQGQPLAIEAIYREGLKVHYFREVPAETPIPFEESVLYVDEHVLVADKPHFLPVMPAGEYVEQTLQARLAKRLGNADLVPLHRIDRHTAGLVLFSTNRQSRGQYQALFRLRQMEKCYEALAPALPQLNFPLVRATRLDAAEPFFRMQEVAGVANTETRIEVAQRLGEYWLYRLYPVTGKKHQLRVHLAALGAPILNDPFYPEVTDAPGTPDDYSKPLKLLARGLAFADPLSGERRSFESRLSLL
- a CDS encoding cob(I)yrinic acid a,c-diamide adenosyltransferase, producing the protein MGYRLSKIYTRTGDAGETGLADGRRVTKDHPRVDAMGEVDTLNSQVGLLLADLAEQQGQYPGLTEIIEVLAPCQHRLFDLGGELAMPDYQALQAPEIERLEAAIDRWNEEVGPLENFILPGGSRLIAQAHVCRSLARSAERRCQHLNAVEPIRGVGLAYVNRLSDLLFVAARVIAKRQQIDEVLWQAAAKQPQS
- a CDS encoding Nudix family hydrolase translates to MKRIHVAAAVIRGADGQILLAKRPEDKHQGGLWEFPGGKVEVGEAVPVALARELEEELGIRPSTARPLIQVRHDYPDKQVLLDVWEVSAFTGEPHGAEGQPLAWVSPRQLGDYEFPAANRPIVTAARLPERYLITPEGLSGPELLRGIQTALTSGIRLLQLRAPAMFDAQYRDIAVDALGLCAGKAQLMLKGPLEWLGDFPAAGWHLTAQQLRELSAGGRPFPRERWLAASCHSADELALATQMGVDFITLSPVQATRTHPDAQPLGWTQVAELLQGFNQPAYLLGGVTPGDAERAWQVGAQGVAGIRAFWPE
- a CDS encoding HPP family protein, coding for MAVSLSERVLSCVGAVLGLLFSGWLCREALGSASPWLIAPMGASAVLLFAVPASPLAQPWSIVGGNLFSALVGVSCAAWLGHSAPVAALAGGLAIAAMFALRCLHPPGGAVALTAVLAGPEVAQLGYHFALYPVALNSLGLLLIALLFNNALRRQYPHQALAHGNVHKTRDPIPRERLGFTPDDLDAVLEARGELLDISREDLEEILLQTEARAYQRRFGEVRCVDIMSRDVQTLGPTAELGEARASLHEHCLTAMPVVNAQGELLGMLGLHEVLQAPTGAEDVGACMRRQVPTCRADWPVTYLLQMFTDGDVHQVPVVDEERRVVGIVSQTDLLAAMFRMSLQGADTCVSVG